Proteins encoded in a region of the Trypanosoma brucei gambiense DAL972 chromosome 11, complete sequence genome:
- a CDS encoding copper-transporting ATPase-like protein,putative, translating into MEENNATTGQKRRRRKNKRGREAQRHTDSDELQPLVSYGSLAQTPLLAEEQSVGAVSLSAQTVAAPSPVVVPEFTEAAKSSPSSVQLLGGSTVALVDKTVESHFSLHGLPCASCASHIESHIGEMGGVAQVTVNFASSHAVVVHNPHVVGASRITEEMEAMGYTAVLISAHSDDAEQLDNLGVREFELLIGGMTCGSCVSRVQSALLEIDVVKSCTINFSTGTCKLTMTGGRDSLNCVQEEVKKLGYTATPLEERGSGNAVDVMKEALERTKEIQAHKRAFVLSTVLATPLAVFMILMTVTKYFEDITTMVIVNTIQLYLATPIVFYCGSGFFSRAWVNLKHRTFTMDTLVALGAGCSYLYSVAGLITMFLMKRHVTTYFDTAGMLVAFMLLGRYLEAYAKRHTNDALIKLMNLVPPTSLVVTPAGDVSMPSSTVKKGMRVRVLAGDRVPVDGVVVEGNSDVDEQMVTGESVPKPVSAGGTVVGGTTNLTAMIVIEATKVGEEAVLSQILRVVREAQNSKPAIQRIADKVAARFVPAVIIFSLVVLAVWLLLGAFNLYPSEWRGNNESTTVFAFDFFIATIVAACPCALGLATPTAIMVGTGVGAKHGILVKCGMTLEAMRRTRCVVFDKTGTITNGTLCVVFQRRWGNGADAAVDAVGAVEQRSNHPISRAIAVCVASDPKSQVAAYEVVTSTVHSGLGVKATVQHKDSGHQLNVFIGNMDMMLSSGIDVSGEVAKVVRWQMGLGRTVTLAAVDGSVRFLAALADEPKAEAAGVIRFLKRQNIRVFMVTGDNPGVAAAVAQAVGISQEDVYAGALPVTKAAVVKAFQEEYRDVVFVGDGINDGPALAQASVGVALGAGTEIAIEAADAVLVRNSLVDLLNLRALSITTVRHVYGNFMWAFGYNVLILPLASGMLYPFLHVRVPPVVAGVAMILSSLSVLMSSLSIRCFSPYKREQFIDII; encoded by the coding sequence ATGGAGGAGAACAACGCAACTACAGGGCAGAAGCGAAGGcgcagaaaaaacaaacgaggaCGAGAAGCTCAGCGGCACACTGATTCAGATGAACTCCAGCCTCTCGTTTCTTATGGTTCGTTGGCACAAACTCCCCTCTTAGCGGAAGAGCAGTCAGTGGGAGCAGTGAGCTTGAGCGCGCAGACGGTTGCTGCACCTTCCCCTGTCGTTGTGCCGGAGTTTACGGAAGCCGCTAAGAGTTCACCAAGTAGTGTTCAATTGCTGGGTGGTAGTACTGTCGCTCTGGTCGATAAGACGGTGGAAAGCCACTTCAGCCTCCACGGCCTTCCGTGTGCATCGTGCGCTTCGCATATTGAATCTCACATAGGTGAAATGGGTGGCGTGGCGCAAGTTACTGTGAACTTTGCATCTTCTCATGCTGTCGTCGTCCACAATCCTCATGTGGTGGGGGCAAGTCGCATCACGGAGGAAATGGAAGCAATGGGATACACCGCTGTACTGATCTCCGCCCATTCAGACGATGCCGAACAGTTAGATAACTTGGGGGTGAGGGAATTTGAGCTGCTCATTGGTGGAATGACTTGTGGTTCATGCGTTTCAAGAGTGCAGTCGGCTCTTCTGGAGATCGATGTCGTGAAAAGCTGCACGATTAACTTTTCGACAGGTACCTGTAAATTAACTATGACCGGGGGTCGCGACTCTCTGAACTGCGTACAAGAAGAGGTGAAAAAGCTGGGTTACACTGCAACACCTTTGGAGGAGCGAGGGTCGGGAAATGCAGTGGATGTTATGAAAGAAGCTCTTGAGCGAACGAAGGAAATTCAGGCCCATAAGCGTGCCTTTGTCTTATCAACCGTTTTGGCGACGCCGCTAGCTGTCTTTATGATCTTGATGACTGTCACCAAGTACTTCGAGGACATTACTACCATGGTCATCGTCAACACTATTCAACTATACCTCGCAACACCCATCGTTTTTTACTGTGGTTCTGGTTTCTTTTCTCGCGCGTGGGTTAATCTGAAACACCGTACGTTTACAATGGATACGTTAGTTGCCCTCGGCGCAGGCTGTTCCTATCTTTATTCGGTGGCGGGGCTGATCACAATGTTTTTAATGAAGCGGCACGTTACAACATATTTTGACACAGCAGGGATGCTAGTGGCTTTTATGTTACTCGGCCGCTACCTGGAGGCGTACGCTAAGCGTCATACTAATGATGCTCTCATTAAGCTCATGAACCTTGTCCCACCGACGTCACTTGTTGTCACTCCCGCAGGTGATGTTTCGATGCCGTCCTCGActgtaaaaaagggaatgcgAGTTCGCGTGCTCGCCGGTGACCGCGTTCCAGTTGACGGCGTAGTTGTGGAAGGAAATTCCGACGTCGATGAGCAGATGGTAACTGGAGAATCAGTGCCAAAACCTGTAAGTGCTGGCGGGACTGTTGTTGGTGGTACCACGAACCTCACGGCCATGATCGTCATAGAGGCAACAAAGGTTGGTGAGGAGGCCGTGTTGTCCCAAATCCTTCGCGTAGTTCGGGAGGCCCAGAACAGTAAACCGGCTATTCAGCGGATTGCCGACAAGGTTGCAGCCCGATTTGTTCCCGCTGTTATTATCTTTTCCCTGGTTGTCTTAGCGGTTTGGTTACTTCTTGGGGCTTTCAACCTTTACCCGAGTGAGTGGCGTGGAAACAATGAATCGACAACGGTCTTTGCGTTTGACTTCTTCATTGCGACGATTGTCGCAGCCTGCCCTTGCGCCCTTGGCTTGGCAACGCCTACGGCCATTATGGTGGGAACTGGTGTTGGGGCAAAACATGGAATACTGGTTAAATGTGGGATGACTCTCGAGGCTATGCGCCGCACTCGCTGCGTTGTGTTTGACAAAACGGGAACCATTACGAACGGTACCTTGTGCGTTGTATTCCAAAGGCGCTGGGGTAATGGCGCTGATGCAGCAGTTGACGCGGTAGGGGCAGTTGAACAACGGTCGAATCACCCAATCTCTCGAGCAATCGCGGTTTGCGTCGCCTCTGATCCTAAAAGTCAAGTAGCCGCCTATGAAGTAGTGACTTCCACGGTACACAGCGGCCTCGGTGTGAAGGCAACTGTACAACACAAGGACAGCGGTCACCAACTTAACGTTTTCATTGGTAACATGGACATGATGTTGAGTTCCGGTATTGATGTTTCTGGGGAAGTGGCTAAGGTTGTGCGTTGGCAGATGGGGCTTGGCCGAACAGTCACTCTCGCTGCCGTTGATGGGAGCGTACGATTTCTTGCTGCTCTGGCAGATGAGCCAAAGGCAGAAGCTGCTGGTGTCATTCGATTCTTGAAGCGACAAAACATTCGTGTTTTCATGGTAACAGGCGACAATCCCGGCGTCGCAGCGGCCGTAGCGCAAGCAGTGGGGATTTCTCAGGAGGATGTCTATGCAGGTGCCCTTCCTGTCACCAAGGCTGCTGTTGTGAAGGCGTTTCAAGAGGAATATCGggatgttgtgtttgtgggcGATGGAATAAATGACGGCCCAGCACTGGCGCAAGCGAGTGTGGGTGTTGCCCTTGGTGCGGGTACTGAAATTGCCATTGAAGCTGCCGATGCGGTGCTGGTGCGAAACAGTTTAGTTGACTTGCTAAATCTTCGAGCACTTTCCATTACAACAGTGCGCCATGTGTACGGTAATTTTATGTGGGCCTTTGGCTACAACGTGTTGATCCTCCCACTAGCAAGCGGGATGTTGTATCCTTTTCTGCACGTAAGGGTGCCCCCTGTCGTCGCCGGGGTTGCAATGATTCTTTCGAGCCTTAGTGTGCTTATGTCTAGCCTTTCCATTCGCTGTTTCTCACCTTACAAACGGGAACAGTTCATTGATATCATTTAG